The genomic segment CGAGCGCCTTGATCTCGACGGGGACCTGGCGGAAGACCATCGCCACCGAGCCCCGTTGCACGTAGAAGTTCGCGCGGAATCGGGCCAGGCCGGGAACGCCGAAGGCGAAGTCGACCTCGCGTGTGGTCTCGAACTCGTCGCGCTGGGCGGGCGTCAGGATGTGCTCGACCACCTCGGCCATGTCCTTCGGCCCCGGGGCCTCGAACTCGAGCCGCACGAGCCGGCCGTGGACCCGGGCCGTCGGCGCCACCCCGACCTTCAGGTGGAGATCGCTGGCCTCGAGCTCGATCATGCGTTGCAGGATGCTCTTGATCTGGATCGCCACGGTGATCGCTCCCCTCCGGGTCCGCGTGGAGTGCGATCGCAGCGCAGGATTGCGCGTCGCTCCGCGCCGCGGGGGCACGTCACTCCGGGAGGCAGAACGAGCAAACGACGGTCCAATCCGGACCGTCGTCACACGGCGCGCCCGGCCGCTCCCGGCCCGACGCTCTTCGGAAACATCGGGGCTCAGTCCGGCTCGACCACGAACAGGGCCTGCCCGAACTCCACGGGCTGACCGTTCTCGGCGAGGATCTCGCGCACGATGCCCGCGAACTCGGCTTCGATCTCGTTCATGACCTTCATGGCCTCGACGATGCAGAGGACGTCCCCGGCGCCGACCCGCTGTCCGACCTCGACGAAGCTCGAGGCCTCCGGCGACGGCGACCGGTAGAAGGTGCCGACGATGGGGCTGACGACCTCGCGCCCCGTCGCGCTCGGCGCGGCCGGCTCGGGCTCGCTCGGCGGGGCCTCCGGTGCCGGCGCGGCGGCCGGGACGACCGGGGTGGGCATCGGAGCCGCCGGGACCGCCGTCGCGGCCTTGGCGATCCGGATCGTCTCTCCCCGGTGGGAGAGCTCGAGCTCCTGGATCTGGCTGTCCTCGACCAGTTGCACCAGCTCGCGAATCTTGTCCAGCTCCATCACCACTCCCCGGCTGACGGCGCGCGCTCGGAGCGCGTCCTCGATGCGGTTTCGGCGGCCCGCGGGGCCCCGGCCTCGGGTCGCACTATCGCGGACCCGGGCCCTCGGGGCAACATCCAAAGCAGCCCGAGGGCTCAGACACGCGTGAGGTACTTGCCCGTCCTCGTGTCGATCCGCAGGACGTCGCCCTCTTCGACGAAGAGCGGCACCTGCACCACCAGGCCCGTCTCCAGCTCGGCCGGCTTCGTCCCGCCCTGGGCCGTGTCGCCCTTCACGCCGGGATCGGCCTTCGCGACCTCGAGCTCGACGTGGTTGGCGACCTCCACGGTGATCGGCTTTTCCCCGCGCATGAGCATCGTCACCGTGTCGTTCTCCTTCAGGTAGGGAATGGCATCGGTGAGGGCTTCCTTCGGCAGGCCGATCTGCTCGAAGGTCTCGGTGTGCATGAAGGTGTACATGTCGCCGTCGTTGAAGAGGTACTGGTACTCGTGGTTCTCCAGCCGGACCTCTTCGACCTTCTCGCCGGCGCGGAAGGTCTTGTCGACCACCTTCCCCGACTCGACGTACTTCAGCTTGGTGCGGACGAAGGCACCGCCCTTTCCGGGCTTCACGTGCTGGAACTCGACGATGGAGACGAGATTGCCGTCGATCTCCATGGTGAAACCGGTGCGGAAGTCGCTCGTGTCGGCCATGCCTCTTGGATCCCTGGACGCGAGGAGTGGTCGGCCACGGACGACGCCGGGCCGGGAACCGCGAAAGTGTACATGGAGTGCGGGCCGGGGCAAGGGCGGTGCCTAGGCCTGCGGTCCGCCGCTTTCCCGGCGATCGCGCAGGACGTGGACCAGACCGCGCAGGCCGAGTTCGTAGCTCTCGATCCCGAAACCGGCGACCGTGCCCACGGCGATGTCCGACAGCAGACTCCGCTGCCGGAAGTCCTCGCGGCGGGCGAGATTCGAGGCGTGGACTTCGACCAGGGGCCGGTCCATCGCCAGGAAGGCGTCGCGCAGACTCACGCTGCTGTGGGTCAGGCCACCCGCGTTGACCACGAATCCGTCGATGTGGTTGCTACCGTGGATCCGATCGATCAGCTCACCTTCGTGGTTGCTCTGGTAGCCATCGACCTCGACCCCGAGCTCGACCCCCACGTGCACGAGTCTCGATTCCAGGTCCGTGAGCCGCAGATCCCCGTAGATCTCCGGCTGCCGGCTGCCGAGCAGGTTCAGGTTCGGGCCGTGCAGGATCAGGACGTTCACGCCGATCTCCTTCCGCGTCGGGCTCCGATCGACCGGGGTTCCCCGCACGGAAACACGTCGACCCGCGGACCGTTCCGGCCCGCTCGCCGCGCAGCATACAGCAGAGGGCGGACGTCGTCAGTCGTCGACGCGGATCCGGTCCAGCCAATTGCGGAAGTGCTCGAACCGCTCGCGCTCGCGTTCCTGCTCCGACCCGGCCGAGGGCGGGGCCTCGAGCGGCGGCGACGGCGAGACCTCGGGCTCGTCGTCGTCGATCTCCGAGGGGGTGGCGCTCAGGGTGAGCGGCTCGGGCGCGAGTGTCCGTGCGATCTCGTCGTCGACGCCGTCGTCGGCTTCCACCGCGGTCGCCTCCGGGGCACGGGAGTCGTCGGCCTCGAGCTCGGCGATGCGGGACACGACGCGCTCGGCGTCGGGATGGCGCTCGACCACCTGTCGGAGGATGTCCAACGCCTTCTCGCGGAACCCCTGCTCCGCGTAGATCTCGGCCAGGGTCATGGTCGCGATCTCGGTCGTGGGAATCTCGCTGTCGTCGACGGGGCGCGGACGCGCGGCGACCTCCACGGCCTCGGGGGCCACATCGACCTCGTCCTCCGGAACCGCGGTCTCCGACGGACCCACCTCGACCGCCGGGGCGGACGCGGTGGCCTCGGCGTCGTCCTCGGGAGCGTCACCTTCGTCCTGTGGCGGATCGTCCTCGTCGTGAAGGTCGATCTCCGAATTCTCGCCCGTCGGATCTTCGCCCCAGCGACTCTCCGTCATCGGATCGTCGACTTCGGAAGCCTCGACGAGTTCGGGAATCTCGATTCCGGCCGTGCCGACCGGCGTGCTCTCCATCGGCTCGTCGTCCGACGCGTCGTAGACTTCCGGTACGTCGGCAACTTCGAGTGCGTCGGAATCCTCCGGAACCTCGGCCACGTCCGGGACGACCTCGTCCCCGGCCGGTTCGTCGGTCGTCTCGACCGCCGGCTGGTCGCCGACGCCGGCCAATTGCGACCGCAGGGCCTCGAGGCGTCGTTCGGCCGTCGCGGGATCGATCTCGAGCCCGCAGACGAGTTCCCAGCGCTCCGCGGCGGCCACCAGGTCCCCGCGAGACTCGTCGAGTTCGGCGAGTTGCCGCAGGGCGAGCAGGTTCTGGGGGTCGAACTCCAGGACGCGATCGAAGGCTTCGCGCGCGGCTTCGTCGTCGCCGCGCTCCAGGTGGATCTTGCCGAGGATGACGTAGGCGCTGGAGTAGCGCGGATGCCGGGCCAGGCCCGTATGGCAGACCCCGAGGGCCTCCTGGAGGCGGCCGAGCTTGCGCAGGCAGTCGGCCAGAGGAGCGAAGACACGCCCTTCCGGCTGCTCGACCTGCCGTTGCTGCAGGCGCTGCAGTTCGTTCTCGAGCGACTGGCGATCGTTCACGGTTCCGTCCCCGTTGCCGGTCCGGCCTCGGCCGCCCCTACGGTGGCCCCTCGCCGAGGACGGTCAGAGACTGCTGCAGGATCTTCCGCTCCACGCGGTGGCCGACCGTAGCCGAGCCGATTCCGTGCGTCAACACGAGCCTGACCTCGCCGCCGTTCGACTTCTTGTCGTAACGCATTGCGCGCCAGAACTTTGGCTCGTCGATCGCACGGACCTTCCGAGGCAGTCCGAGCCGTCCGAGTGCCTCCACGATGCGGCCGGTCGTCCCACCCGGGGCAACGTCGAGGCGTTCCGAGACCCAGGAAGCACTTATCATGCCCAGCCCGACCGCCTCGCCGTGCGTCAGGCGCGGTCGGTGGGCAACCTCGAGGGCATGGCCCACGGTGTGGCCGAAGTTCAGGACCGCGCGCCCGCCGGACTCGCGCGGATCGCCCGCGACCACGTCTGCCTTCACCCGATTCGCGCCCTCCAGGACCTCCAGCCAGGCCGTGCGATCCAGGGATCGTAGCGCCGCGGCCGCCTCCGACGTCCGGGTGAACAAGGCTGCATCCGCGATCACCCCCGCCTTCAGCACCTCGGCGAGCCCGGACCGCGTGTGCCGGCGGGGAAGCGTCTCGAGCGCCTCGAGGACCCCGTAGACGCCGACGGGTTGGTGGAACGTGCCGACCACGTTCTTCGCCCCCGCCAGGTTCACCGCCGTCTTCCCGCCGATCGCGCTGTCGGCCATGGCCAGACTCGTGGTCGCGATCGGACACCAGGGAACGCCCCGCATCCACGTCGAAGCGAAGAACCCGGTCAGGTCACCGATCGTTCCCCCGCCCACGGCGACGACCAGCGATTGGCGATCCATACCGAACTCGGCTGCAGCTCGATGGAGACGCTCGAAGGAGCGCAGCGTCTTGACCGACTCCCCACCGTTGAGCACGACCGTCCGGCGCCGGGCTTCGGCGTCGAGTCCCGCCAGGGCCCGTGGGTGCCGATCGACGACCCGCCGGTCGACGACGACCAGACCGACCGCCTCCGACCGGTCGTCGCGCAGGGCCCTGAACGCCTCACCGAACGTTTCCCGAAGTCTAACAGGATAAGGAGGTTGCAGCCGTACCTTCGAGTCACTTCTCATGATCGCGGAACGAAGGTGCCCGCCACCGCACGCGCTTCTCGCAGGTACGGATGCTTGTCGCCCTGCGGATTGTAGGTGAACCAGTTGATCCCGAACAGCCGACGCGACGGTTCGTCGAGCAGGAACAGGGTCCGGAAGGGGCCGCCCACCTGGGCCGACAGGACCTCGTACATCCCGGCGAGCTGCGGTCGGGGCTCTCCGCGGAACATCTCGGTCGACCACGTGTAGCCGTAGAGATCCTGGAGCGCCTCGTCGAGGAAGGTGCCCCAGCGGCGACGCAGCGCCAGCAGCGCCTCGGGATCCTCCATGTCGAAGGCCTCGGGATCCTCGAGGGTCTTCCAGAACACCACCACGCCACGCGTGGGGTTCTCGTGGAGGACCTCGACCATGCCCAGGTCACCCTCGGCATTCTGTTTGATCCCGTTGATCCGGTAGCCCTCGGGCACGGTCATGCGGATGCCGGCGTTCTCGCGCAGGGACCGCTCGGCCTCGGCGTTGCGTCCGAGGCCCAGCATGTACTCCATCACGCGCTCGCGGTTCATCTCCTCGATCTGGCCGCGCAGGGCCGGGGCCTCCTGGTTGATCGCGCTCTGCATGAAACTG from the Candidatus Krumholzibacteriia bacterium genome contains:
- a CDS encoding type II 3-dehydroquinate dehydratase, producing MNVLILHGPNLNLLGSRQPEIYGDLRLTDLESRLVHVGVELGVEVDGYQSNHEGELIDRIHGSNHIDGFVVNAGGLTHSSVSLRDAFLAMDRPLVEVHASNLARREDFRQRSLLSDIAVGTVAGFGIESYELGLRGLVHVLRDRRESGGPQA
- the efp gene encoding elongation factor P, with amino-acid sequence MADTSDFRTGFTMEIDGNLVSIVEFQHVKPGKGGAFVRTKLKYVESGKVVDKTFRAGEKVEEVRLENHEYQYLFNDGDMYTFMHTETFEQIGLPKEALTDAIPYLKENDTVTMLMRGEKPITVEVANHVELEVAKADPGVKGDTAQGGTKPAELETGLVVQVPLFVEEGDVLRIDTRTGKYLTRV
- the aroB gene encoding 3-dehydroquinate synthase produces the protein MRSDSKVRLQPPYPVRLRETFGEAFRALRDDRSEAVGLVVVDRRVVDRHPRALAGLDAEARRRTVVLNGGESVKTLRSFERLHRAAAEFGMDRQSLVVAVGGGTIGDLTGFFASTWMRGVPWCPIATTSLAMADSAIGGKTAVNLAGAKNVVGTFHQPVGVYGVLEALETLPRRHTRSGLAEVLKAGVIADAALFTRTSEAAAALRSLDRTAWLEVLEGANRVKADVVAGDPRESGGRAVLNFGHTVGHALEVAHRPRLTHGEAVGLGMISASWVSERLDVAPGGTTGRIVEALGRLGLPRKVRAIDEPKFWRAMRYDKKSNGGEVRLVLTHGIGSATVGHRVERKILQQSLTVLGEGPP
- a CDS encoding DUF4837 family protein, producing the protein MRLRVSRVLLAAVLALGLGGCGDSSPVLNAVGSYSDVAILTDLDLFNPVAFQLKQALEVDANTGIRREPMLRVDIFDFDAKDDARLYKNVIVIGYLKGKDGASREIRRRLGGTQMKVMESRHLFFAAREDVYANNQNVLFLAGSDRSFMQSAINQEAPALRGQIEEMNRERVMEYMLGLGRNAEAERSLRENAGIRMTVPEGYRINGIKQNAEGDLGMVEVLHENPTRGVVVFWKTLEDPEAFDMEDPEALLALRRRWGTFLDEALQDLYGYTWSTEMFRGEPRPQLAGMYEVLSAQVGGPFRTLFLLDEPSRRLFGINWFTYNPQGDKHPYLREARAVAGTFVPRS
- the accB gene encoding acetyl-CoA carboxylase biotin carboxyl carrier protein, encoding MELDKIRELVQLVEDSQIQELELSHRGETIRIAKAATAVPAAPMPTPVVPAAAPAPEAPPSEPEPAAPSATGREVVSPIVGTFYRSPSPEASSFVEVGQRVGAGDVLCIVEAMKVMNEIEAEFAGIVREILAENGQPVEFGQALFVVEPD
- a CDS encoding tetratricopeptide repeat protein, which translates into the protein MNDRQSLENELQRLQQRQVEQPEGRVFAPLADCLRKLGRLQEALGVCHTGLARHPRYSSAYVILGKIHLERGDDEAAREAFDRVLEFDPQNLLALRQLAELDESRGDLVAAAERWELVCGLEIDPATAERRLEALRSQLAGVGDQPAVETTDEPAGDEVVPDVAEVPEDSDALEVADVPEVYDASDDEPMESTPVGTAGIEIPELVEASEVDDPMTESRWGEDPTGENSEIDLHDEDDPPQDEGDAPEDDAEATASAPAVEVGPSETAVPEDEVDVAPEAVEVAARPRPVDDSEIPTTEIATMTLAEIYAEQGFREKALDILRQVVERHPDAERVVSRIAELEADDSRAPEATAVEADDGVDDEIARTLAPEPLTLSATPSEIDDDEPEVSPSPPLEAPPSAGSEQERERERFEHFRNWLDRIRVDD